From the Trifolium pratense cultivar HEN17-A07 linkage group LG4, ARS_RC_1.1, whole genome shotgun sequence genome, the window cggaacataacacatctagcctcaaagtacagatagagagaaataaactctcacataatggattcaagatcggagaaataaactccttaaaatttaagcaacgccacagagaataggaaaaataaattcctatataagcatgcatattaaattctacctactccccctcaacacatgcataatcttcactccccctcaaaataTGCATATAAGcaaacatgctatactagatgctatagcattcttcatcacatcatgcacataaacacattttactccccctttttagccataaattctaacaaataaagtcagtaccaTAGAATAGGAGCAAAAACAAAGATCCATTCAAGTAGCATAGAGTCACAGGATGTCAGATCATAAGGGATCATATAGTACAAATTACAAACCATGAGGCCTAagccttcaaaaataaaatccagAGAAAGACAGAAAAAGTACAGCCAAATGAAATAAGCAGCTCATATGGAGGGACTGTCATCATAGGCCATTTCCTCTTCTACAGTGTCACCACCTGTAAGATCATCATCATGGGAAGCACCATGGGAAGGACCAACTCCAACCTCCTCTGCTTGTGCTTGCTCAAGCTCTAAGGCTTGGATCACACCATCTACCAGCTCCTTCTTCTCACCCAGCATTTTACTAACCTCCCTGAGATTAGCAATCATCTGTCTTTTGGTCATGCCTGCAGCTGGTTTCTTCAAAGATGCTACAGCAATGTCTGCAGCATGTTTACCTTCCAACAATCTAAAATCCATGGTCAAGGCTGAAGGTCTAGGGACAGGCACATCAGACTTAGTGCAGATATCAGGGTGTTGGGACAAAATAATATCACAGATCAAGGTGGGAAAGGCTATTGGCATCTTTATAGAAGTAGAAGAGCCATAGAGAATTGTTGCATTAAAGATATAATTGCCATAATCAAAAACAGTACTAGTACCTATGGCATAGATGAATTTAGCCAAACCTGTAGCTACACTATTGGAGTGTGTAGTGGGTACCCAGTTGGCTGCAGCAATTTTGTTCAGCAGAGCATACTTTGTGGTCAATTTTGCAGCAGACAATTTTCCAGCTCTTGGCCACACTTTCACCTTGTCACCAGTTATAGTCTTGGACACCTCATTCATAGATATCTCCAATTCAGGTGCAGGAACATCACATCTACCCAGATGTTGGTTGATGATGGCTGGTGAAAAGTCAACACATCTTCCCCTCACATACACCTTCAAGTACTCAGGACTTAAAGGGTTATCACAATCAGCTGGGATGTTCACTAAGAACTCTCTGGTCAATTTATCATAGCACCTACCCAACTCAGATACAGTTTTCATCAGCCCTGCTTCCTCTATCAGATTCATAATATCTTGACATTTCAAGAATTCTTCATTAAGGTTCCTTTCTATGGCCATTCTCCTTTTGACCACAAATTTCCACCCGTCAACATTCTCAACACAGTGGAAGGAGACATTATCAATTGGTACAGGTGGTACATTAGAGCTCATTCTTCTTCTCTTGGCAGATTTTTGAGGAGATGCTACAGGAGATGCTTCAGCATCCTGGTCTTCCTCATAGTCAGAGTCACTAGAGGAGATCGTCTTCCTCTTCACAATCTTCTTCTTACTCTCAGAGGGTATAGTGATCTTGCTCCACTATTTCTTAGGCCCAATTTTAGTTTTGGTGGCTTCAGAAGGAGTGGCTATATCCTTTCCAGTACTACTCCTCAGCCTCCTAGTTATACCAGCCCTAGGAGTACTTTTGAATTGGAGGCTTTCAACATCAATTACATTTGCCTCACTTGTATCAGGCATTTTTGCAGTTTCACCCTTATCTTGAGTAGTGACATCACCAGGGATGGTGGTTTCAGTACCTTTCTCATTATTAGGAACCACAGGAGAGTTTGGTGAATCAGGTACCACAGAATTACTAACATCAACATGTGCTgcagatgctgtagcat encodes:
- the LOC123923046 gene encoding uncharacterized protein LOC123923046, with the protein product MSSNVPPVPIDNVSFHCVENVDGWKFVVKRRMAIERNLNEEFLKCQDIMNLIEEAGLMKTVSELGRCYDKLTREFLVNIPADCDNPLSPEYLKVYVRGRCVDFSPAIINQHLGRCDVPAPELEISMNEVSKTITGDKVKVWPRAGKLSAAKLTTKYALLNKIAAANWVPTTHSNSVATGLAKFIYAIGTSTVFDYGNYIFNATILYGSSTSIKMPIAFPTLICDIILSQHPDICTKSDVPVPRPSALTMDFRLLEGKHAADIAVASLKKPAAGMTKRQMIANLREVSKMLGEKKELVDGVIQALELEQAQAEEVGVGPSHGASHDDDLTGGDTVEEEMAYDDSPSI